From the genome of Desulfobaculum xiamenense, one region includes:
- a CDS encoding transporter substrate-binding domain-containing protein: MRFVKNLLLAVVCFCMLAGQALAADFEMSQKSTIETILKSGVLRVGLDPGYAPFEMTDKNGKVIGFDVDIAKELAKAMGVKLEVVNTDFDGIVPALLADKFDIIISGMTLTQERNLQISFADPYIAAGQAVLVNKKFEGVVKSYRDLNDPKYTVASRIGTTGEMATKRMMPKANYKSFDKEPDGAMDVANGQSDAFVYDLPFCVVFMAQQGGKNLFILDKPFTYEPIAMGIKRGDPDFLNFLNNFMKQIKSDGRYDRIYDKWIKSTTWFNNLQ, from the coding sequence ATGCGTTTTGTGAAGAATCTGCTGCTCGCCGTGGTGTGCTTCTGCATGCTGGCCGGTCAGGCTTTGGCCGCCGATTTCGAAATGTCCCAGAAGTCCACCATTGAGACGATTCTCAAGAGCGGCGTGCTGCGCGTGGGTCTTGACCCCGGCTACGCTCCCTTCGAGATGACCGACAAGAATGGTAAGGTCATCGGTTTCGACGTCGACATCGCCAAGGAACTCGCCAAGGCCATGGGCGTGAAGCTGGAAGTCGTGAACACCGACTTCGACGGCATCGTCCCCGCGCTGCTTGCCGACAAGTTCGACATCATCATCTCCGGCATGACCCTGACCCAGGAGCGCAACCTCCAGATCAGCTTCGCCGACCCCTACATCGCCGCCGGTCAGGCTGTGCTCGTGAACAAGAAGTTCGAGGGCGTGGTCAAGAGCTATCGCGATCTGAACGACCCCAAGTACACCGTTGCCTCCCGCATCGGCACCACTGGTGAGATGGCGACCAAGCGCATGATGCCCAAGGCCAACTACAAGTCCTTTGACAAGGAGCCCGACGGCGCCATGGACGTGGCCAACGGCCAGTCCGACGCCTTCGTGTACGACCTGCCCTTCTGTGTCGTCTTCATGGCCCAGCAGGGTGGCAAGAACCTTTTCATTCTCGACAAGCCCTTCACCTATGAGCCCATCGCCATGGGCATCAAGCGCGGTGACCCGGACTTCCTGAACTTCCTGAACAACTTCATGAAGCAGATCAAGTCCGACGGCCGCTACGACCGCATCTACGACAAGTGGATCAAGTCGACCACCTGGTTCAACAACCTCCAGTAG
- a CDS encoding amino acid ABC transporter permease (The N-terminal region of this protein, as described by TIGR01726, is a three transmembrane segment that identifies a subfamily of ABC transporter permease subunits, which specificities that include histidine, arginine, glutamine, glutamate, L-cystine (sic), the opines (in Agrobacterium) octopine and nopaline, etc.) yields MSLYPGLDRPRSPLYRKFWAAMFFVLVVVSCLGLYGATKYVDYTWRWYRVPQYFFYQEEVTIRTELDGEVTAVEQDTKGSEVTVAALDGTVEKYAIPGANVRVEEGDFVYPGDVLGSSKEWKAGLFLTGLWITLKVSLISIVIGMVFGLGTGLARISDNPLLKWTAITYIELVRGSPLLVQLMIWYYVVGTLINQLAATWGLPNVPNLWFGAIGLATFTGAYTAEIVRAGIQSVHRGQMEAARSLGMNYSEAMRKVVMPQAIRRILPALAGQFISLIKDSSLLGVIAVRELTKVTREVVSASLQTYEMWFVCALLYLVMTFTLSVIVQYMERKAV; encoded by the coding sequence ATGTCACTTTATCCCGGATTGGATCGTCCCAGAAGTCCGTTGTACCGGAAGTTCTGGGCGGCCATGTTCTTCGTTCTCGTGGTTGTGTCGTGTCTGGGCCTCTATGGCGCCACCAAGTATGTTGATTACACTTGGCGATGGTACCGGGTGCCGCAGTACTTCTTCTATCAGGAAGAGGTGACAATCCGAACGGAGCTCGACGGCGAAGTGACCGCTGTCGAGCAGGACACCAAGGGATCCGAAGTGACTGTGGCCGCGCTGGATGGAACCGTGGAGAAGTACGCCATCCCCGGTGCGAATGTCCGCGTCGAGGAAGGTGACTTCGTCTATCCCGGCGATGTGCTCGGTTCCTCCAAAGAGTGGAAGGCCGGCCTGTTCCTGACGGGTCTGTGGATTACGCTCAAGGTCAGTCTCATTTCCATCGTGATCGGCATGGTGTTCGGTCTGGGAACCGGTCTGGCCCGCATATCCGACAATCCGCTGCTCAAGTGGACTGCCATCACCTACATCGAGCTGGTGCGTGGCTCTCCGCTTCTGGTGCAGCTTATGATCTGGTATTACGTGGTGGGTACGCTCATCAACCAGCTTGCGGCCACGTGGGGCCTGCCCAACGTGCCGAACCTGTGGTTCGGTGCCATCGGCCTTGCCACCTTCACCGGCGCGTACACCGCCGAGATCGTGCGCGCTGGCATCCAGAGCGTTCATCGCGGCCAGATGGAGGCCGCGCGGTCCCTTGGCATGAACTATAGCGAAGCCATGCGCAAGGTTGTGATGCCGCAGGCCATCCGCCGCATCCTGCCCGCGCTGGCCGGTCAGTTCATCAGCCTTATCAAGGACTCCTCGTTGCTTGGCGTCATCGCCGTGCGCGAGTTGACCAAGGTCACCCGAGAGGTGGTCAGCGCGTCGTTGCAGACCTACGAAATGTGGTTCGTGTGCGCGCTTTTGTACCTGGTGATGACCTTCACCCTCTCCGTGATCGTCCAGTACATGGAACGCAAGGCGGTGTAA
- a CDS encoding amino acid ABC transporter ATP-binding protein, with protein MIKVRNINKYFYVPERIQALNDVSCDVAAGEVVVVIGPSGSGKSTFLRCLNRLEYADSGEITIDGLNVLDPAVDINKIRAEAGMVFQSFNLFPHKTVLENLVMAPMTVRKQGRKECEERGMELLRKVGIEVKWNVYPEQLSGGQQQRVAIARALCMNPKVMLFDEPTSALDPEMVGEVLDVMKDLARSGMTMVVVTHEMGFAREVADRVVFMDAGTILEVGTPEHFFTNPENDRTKLFLSQIL; from the coding sequence ATGATCAAAGTCAGAAACATCAACAAGTATTTCTACGTTCCCGAGCGCATTCAGGCCCTCAACGACGTCTCCTGCGACGTCGCCGCGGGCGAGGTGGTCGTGGTCATCGGGCCGTCCGGCTCCGGCAAGTCCACCTTCCTGCGCTGCCTGAACCGTCTCGAATATGCCGACTCCGGCGAGATCACCATCGACGGACTCAACGTGCTCGACCCCGCCGTGGACATCAACAAGATCCGCGCCGAGGCCGGTATGGTTTTCCAGTCCTTCAACCTGTTCCCGCACAAGACCGTGCTTGAGAATCTGGTCATGGCCCCCATGACCGTGCGCAAGCAGGGCCGCAAGGAGTGCGAGGAGCGGGGCATGGAGCTTCTGCGCAAGGTCGGCATCGAGGTCAAGTGGAACGTCTACCCCGAGCAGCTCTCCGGCGGTCAGCAGCAGCGCGTGGCCATTGCCCGTGCCCTGTGCATGAACCCCAAGGTTATGCTTTTCGACGAGCCGACCTCCGCATTGGACCCCGAAATGGTCGGCGAAGTGCTCGACGTCATGAAGGACCTCGCCCGGTCCGGCATGACCATGGTCGTCGTGACCCACGAAATGGGCTTTGCCCGCGAGGTGGCCGACCGCGTCGTGTTCATGGACGCGGGCACCATCCTTGAGGTCGGCACTCCGGAGCACTTCTTCACTAATCCGGAGAACGACCGCACCAAGCTGTTCCTGAGCCAGATTCTCTAG
- a CDS encoding PatB family C-S lyase yields MAITYDFDTPVDRRETGSVKWQLVRDGIDPESWHVGNDCFEPNGIIPMWVADMDFRCPDEIVNALVERARHGVFGYTLATDDYRAAVCDWMRRRQGWAARPKWIVPTPGIVPALHWLVRAFTKPGEQVLVQPPVYYPFFNAAKASDRPLARNPLVRDGDHYHMNYEELERIAADPQVTLAILSNPHNPVGRVWQPEELRRFGEICTRHGVLVVADEIHGDLVLPGHTFTPYASLGDNLAALSIICTAPSKTFNLAGLQTSNIFIPDETLRERFSAEVRANGIFDPNPFGMVACQTAYTHGEAWLDQLLTYIEGNVDFLVDTLARTVPEITVIRPEGTYLAWLDCRALGITRPALEKLFLHDARVFLDEGRMFGPEGDGFERINLACPRSVLAEALSRIAAAAH; encoded by the coding sequence GTGGCCATCACATACGACTTCGACACCCCCGTGGACAGACGCGAAACCGGCTCCGTCAAATGGCAACTCGTGCGGGACGGCATAGACCCGGAATCGTGGCACGTGGGCAACGACTGCTTCGAGCCGAACGGCATCATTCCCATGTGGGTGGCGGACATGGACTTCCGCTGCCCCGACGAAATCGTGAATGCGCTAGTCGAGCGCGCCAGACACGGCGTATTCGGCTACACGCTGGCCACGGACGACTACCGCGCCGCCGTGTGCGACTGGATGCGCCGCCGTCAGGGCTGGGCCGCACGCCCCAAATGGATCGTGCCCACGCCGGGCATTGTCCCCGCGCTGCACTGGCTGGTCCGCGCATTCACGAAACCCGGCGAGCAGGTGCTCGTGCAGCCGCCCGTCTATTATCCGTTCTTCAACGCGGCCAAGGCGTCGGACCGCCCCCTCGCCCGCAATCCGCTGGTACGCGACGGCGATCATTATCATATGAATTACGAGGAGCTGGAGCGCATCGCCGCAGACCCGCAGGTCACGCTGGCCATTCTTTCCAATCCGCACAACCCCGTGGGCCGCGTGTGGCAGCCGGAAGAACTGCGCCGCTTCGGTGAAATCTGCACCCGTCACGGCGTGCTGGTGGTGGCGGACGAAATCCACGGCGACCTCGTGCTCCCCGGCCACACCTTCACGCCCTACGCATCCCTCGGGGACAACCTCGCCGCATTGAGCATCATCTGCACGGCTCCGAGCAAGACCTTCAACCTCGCCGGGCTCCAGACCTCCAACATTTTCATTCCCGACGAGACGCTTCGTGAGCGCTTCTCGGCGGAGGTACGCGCAAATGGCATCTTCGACCCCAACCCCTTCGGCATGGTGGCCTGCCAAACGGCCTACACGCACGGCGAGGCGTGGCTGGACCAGTTGCTGACCTACATTGAGGGCAACGTGGATTTCCTCGTGGACACCCTCGCGCGCACGGTCCCCGAAATCACGGTCATCCGGCCCGAAGGCACCTACCTCGCGTGGCTCGACTGTCGCGCCCTCGGGATTACGCGCCCCGCCCTCGAAAAGCTTTTCCTGCACGACGCCCGCGTTTTTCTGGACGAAGGCCGCATGTTCGGCCCCGAAGGCGATGGCTTTGAGCGCATCAACCTCGCCTGCCCACGAAGCGTGCTGGCCGAAGCGCTCTCGCGCATCGCCGCTGCGGCACACTGA
- a CDS encoding thioredoxin domain-containing protein produces MNETVTVPCPNCLATNRVIVAKLRNTPECGRCGSPLLPSVPVRLGSATFRAFMERSGLPVIVNFQAPWCPHCRRMAPEFERAARVLGPAMLLAVVDTQREEALAAHHRIESVPTTVIFRNSTELARLAGAMDAEQLASWAMRFA; encoded by the coding sequence ATGAACGAAACCGTCACGGTTCCCTGTCCGAACTGTCTCGCCACGAACCGAGTCATCGTTGCGAAGCTGCGCAATACGCCTGAATGCGGCCGTTGCGGCTCCCCTCTCCTCCCCAGCGTCCCCGTGCGCCTTGGGAGTGCCACCTTCCGCGCCTTCATGGAACGTAGCGGACTTCCCGTCATCGTAAATTTTCAGGCACCGTGGTGTCCGCACTGCCGCCGCATGGCTCCGGAATTCGAACGAGCCGCCCGCGTGCTCGGGCCCGCCATGCTGCTCGCCGTCGTGGACACGCAGCGCGAGGAAGCCCTCGCCGCCCACCACCGCATAGAGTCCGTGCCGACAACCGTCATCTTCAGGAACTCGACGGAACTAGCCAGACTGGCCGGAGCCATGGACGCGGAACAGCTCGCGTCGTGGGCCATGCGCTTCGCCTAG
- a CDS encoding pancreas/duodenum homeobox protein 1 → MPTDFRTLFSDERLCAIFPPERTNDFFEALLGDSDDGAYDIRLKFMHEHNGLFDFEFQLHQRPGRCLACNLTYGLPQVFARHPVINAKGVARDIATALGKDPERANWDIGSTREYSAALHAVPFTVTLS, encoded by the coding sequence ATGCCTACCGACTTCAGAACTCTCTTCTCCGACGAACGGCTTTGCGCCATCTTTCCCCCGGAACGCACCAACGACTTCTTCGAAGCCCTGCTGGGCGACAGTGACGATGGCGCATACGACATCCGGCTCAAGTTCATGCACGAGCACAACGGGCTTTTCGACTTCGAATTCCAGCTGCATCAGCGCCCGGGACGATGCCTCGCCTGCAACCTCACCTACGGCCTGCCGCAGGTCTTCGCGCGGCACCCGGTGATCAACGCAAAGGGCGTCGCGCGCGACATCGCCACCGCTCTGGGCAAAGATCCGGAACGCGCCAACTGGGACATCGGTTCCACCCGCGAATACTCCGCCGCCCTGCACGCGGTGCCCTTCACCGTCACCCTGAGCTAA
- a CDS encoding DUF4857 domain-containing protein, with product MVAFARAATIAIIVIVLAATLPDLLRRATSVKSGAPVVFYSPVQNVFMMQETTETGMKRTDEHGNVLGYRDYCRALPFMFHGNLMKWGEYPESIAGHHIPPERAKRDVQFARVTPRDVNTPEPPLAMLMESEPEGANLAYPTDMFRLTDRMEFIDCATNRVDEAKSTRFSAALAEAGFTYPAMRVGMNPTTQKPFDDGAFIVDATGRLFHLRMVQGMPVCMDTRQRLDSPVRKILVMENERREFHALIVTDTAILALSCDGYRLIRLPLPGFSPDTDSVMLLATPLNRVVQHRTDDALLCTAMDEHWQPVRDYSLTIANAKRERNERLAAFLFPFRIETRSGTSRFVSPEVQDAFTRPALSIAGCLLAALGYLAVHHRRFRRLPTAVDVALLGLTGLYGLIAMILAGPLREPRD from the coding sequence ATGGTAGCCTTCGCCCGCGCCGCAACCATCGCCATCATCGTCATCGTGCTCGCCGCCACGCTGCCGGATCTGCTGCGTCGCGCCACCAGCGTAAAGTCCGGCGCGCCCGTGGTCTTCTACAGCCCGGTCCAAAACGTCTTCATGATGCAGGAAACCACCGAAACAGGCATGAAGCGCACCGACGAACACGGCAACGTTCTGGGCTACAGGGACTACTGCCGCGCCCTGCCCTTCATGTTCCACGGCAACCTCATGAAGTGGGGCGAATACCCCGAGAGCATCGCCGGTCACCACATCCCACCCGAACGCGCCAAGCGCGACGTGCAGTTCGCCCGCGTAACCCCGCGCGACGTGAACACCCCGGAGCCGCCCCTCGCGATGCTCATGGAATCCGAACCGGAGGGCGCGAACCTCGCCTACCCCACGGACATGTTCCGCCTGACGGATCGCATGGAATTCATCGACTGCGCGACCAACCGCGTGGACGAAGCCAAATCGACCCGCTTCAGCGCGGCGCTTGCCGAGGCGGGATTCACCTATCCGGCCATGCGGGTTGGCATGAACCCCACCACGCAGAAACCTTTCGACGACGGCGCATTCATCGTGGACGCCACGGGCAGGCTCTTCCACCTGCGCATGGTTCAGGGCATGCCCGTGTGCATGGATACGCGCCAACGCCTCGACTCGCCGGTACGCAAAATTCTGGTGATGGAGAACGAACGTCGCGAATTCCACGCCCTCATCGTCACGGACACGGCTATCCTCGCCCTGTCCTGCGACGGCTATCGTCTCATCCGACTGCCGCTTCCGGGCTTCTCGCCGGATACGGACTCCGTGATGCTGCTGGCCACCCCGCTCAACCGCGTGGTGCAACACCGCACGGACGACGCGCTTCTCTGCACGGCCATGGATGAGCACTGGCAGCCCGTGCGCGACTATTCGCTCACCATCGCCAACGCCAAGCGAGAACGAAACGAGAGACTCGCCGCCTTCCTGTTCCCTTTCAGGATCGAAACACGTAGCGGTACAAGCAGGTTCGTCTCGCCCGAAGTGCAGGACGCCTTTACGCGTCCGGCGCTGTCGATCGCAGGATGCCTGCTGGCAGCGCTCGGCTATCTCGCCGTGCACCATCGTCGCTTCCGCCGCCTGCCCACTGCGGTGGACGTGGCACTTCTTGGCCTCACCGGGCTTTACGGCCTCATCGCCATGATTCTGGCGGGTCCGTTGCGCGAACCAAGGGACTGA
- a CDS encoding ATP-binding cassette domain-containing protein — MAETVISCRELRHSYGEKTVLDGLSFSVPSGSIFGLLGKNGAGKTTTINILMGFLRPMSGECRVLGEPSNDIAPLTRRDIGLLHERFIQYDFMSIAEIERFHAAFYPKWERDVFRDLVGRLDVPQDRRISRMSCGQRSQVVLGLIMAQNPRLMLLDDYSMGLDVGYRRLFLDFLQEYVRERGTTVLVTSHVVQDLDRLIDEMVIIQNGKTLVTGRKDDFLRAFHRFTLPRSDATDRLRPEGALANVEHSRRTTTLHAFMPLAETTAHLAALGVETTGMVEQPMDFEDAFIGITGKY; from the coding sequence ATGGCGGAAACGGTCATCTCCTGCCGCGAATTGCGGCACAGCTACGGCGAGAAGACAGTGCTCGACGGCCTGAGCTTCTCGGTGCCCTCGGGCAGCATCTTCGGACTGCTGGGCAAGAATGGCGCGGGCAAGACCACCACCATCAACATCCTGATGGGTTTCCTGCGCCCCATGTCCGGCGAATGCCGCGTGCTCGGCGAACCGAGCAACGACATCGCGCCCCTCACCCGGCGCGACATCGGCCTGCTACATGAACGGTTCATCCAGTACGACTTCATGAGCATCGCCGAGATCGAGCGCTTCCACGCCGCGTTCTACCCGAAGTGGGAGCGCGACGTGTTCCGCGACCTCGTCGGCAGGCTCGACGTCCCACAGGATCGGCGTATCTCGCGCATGTCCTGCGGGCAGCGCTCGCAGGTGGTGCTGGGGCTGATCATGGCGCAGAACCCGCGCCTCATGCTGCTCGACGACTACTCCATGGGGCTCGACGTGGGCTATCGCCGCCTGTTCCTCGACTTCCTTCAGGAATACGTGCGCGAACGCGGCACCACGGTGCTCGTCACCTCCCACGTGGTGCAGGATCTCGACCGCCTCATCGACGAGATGGTCATCATCCAGAACGGCAAAACACTGGTGACGGGACGTAAGGACGACTTCCTGCGCGCCTTCCACCGCTTCACCCTGCCCAGAAGCGACGCCACGGACCGCCTGCGCCCCGAGGGTGCGCTGGCCAACGTGGAGCACAGCCGCAGGACGACAACCCTCCACGCCTTCATGCCCCTTGCCGAGACGACCGCGCACCTCGCGGCCCTCGGCGTGGAGACGACGGGCATGGTGGAGCAGCCCATGGACTTCGAGGACGCCTTCATCGGCATCACCGGGAAATACTGA
- a CDS encoding TonB-dependent receptor plug domain-containing protein, producing the protein MNKTKKKQDKARWKRRKALRAALAALALALCIGVGPALAQDESAKTSEQDERVMVLDKVSVQARHDEPGKATITRERLEHLPSATGSITETLRTQPNVQFDEGFGTSLNGGEITPPDISISGGKAYENNFTIDGLGNNNRIDPSGFDNGEPTAFPSGAPQSIFLDTELVDEVEVYTSNIPAKHGLFTGGVVNAKTRTPADEFGGKVKIRHSRDKWSNQRPADNEDFEDSSSASSQPLFSRYDGSVTLDIPITDSTGAIVAYSAQHATIPLHYMDGEKDQIRLNQNLFGKLVHELDDRTSIDLTMVYAPYTAENFTASAKNSGFDIHAGGYDVKLGFTREMDLGTLEMRTAYSESQTHRDAEENIHTTWTKSGASTQWGTNSKFAMEGGFGDAKTEQRSLATMVDFTTAAAQFGPTSHVFNMGLSHENVFGSYEQSDDQIAFYNPTTSTTVVDNGQGGVIAGEQYARAKSVRAATSRSANMNLLAAYLDDTITLGRLTLTPGLRVSYDDLTQNTNLEPRFRTTFDILGDGQLKLIGGANRYYGAPLLSYALRSVEPLVRYSRSIDGAGNLGDWQRTTSSGNNGYDLSGLDTPYSDEISIGAEAQVFGGVASIEYLQREGRDQFGTKTVKNGKDTFYTLTNDGRTDYEGYTLKFEKTVDGHFFSLGATYADQSSNFSSFIDSSNNDWLPGYNFDKVYYEGELIDRADMPRSNFNRPWVVTFVYSGKVLDRLTFTNTTRYVSNTEAIVKKGKYTDTDGVNYYKYEKSHLDDNVTFDWQLDYEAWRHENQLLTLNLTVKNVFDSTGIVDSEGNRQIGRQFWAGATYEF; encoded by the coding sequence ATGAACAAGACGAAGAAGAAACAGGACAAGGCACGCTGGAAACGACGCAAGGCATTGCGTGCGGCCCTCGCCGCACTGGCGCTGGCGCTGTGCATTGGCGTCGGCCCCGCCCTCGCGCAGGACGAATCCGCCAAGACAAGCGAGCAGGACGAGCGCGTCATGGTGCTGGACAAGGTCTCGGTTCAGGCCCGCCACGACGAGCCCGGCAAAGCCACCATCACCCGCGAGCGCCTCGAACACCTGCCCTCCGCCACAGGCAGCATCACCGAAACGCTGCGCACCCAGCCAAACGTCCAGTTCGACGAGGGCTTCGGCACGTCCCTGAACGGCGGAGAAATCACCCCGCCGGACATTTCCATCTCCGGCGGCAAGGCCTACGAGAACAACTTCACCATCGACGGCCTCGGCAACAACAACCGCATCGACCCCTCGGGCTTCGACAACGGCGAACCCACGGCCTTCCCCTCCGGCGCACCGCAGTCCATCTTCCTCGACACGGAACTCGTGGACGAGGTGGAGGTCTACACCTCCAACATTCCAGCCAAGCACGGTCTCTTCACGGGCGGCGTCGTCAACGCCAAGACCAGAACCCCCGCCGACGAATTCGGCGGCAAAGTGAAGATTCGCCACTCGCGCGACAAATGGTCCAACCAACGCCCGGCGGACAACGAGGATTTCGAAGACTCCTCCAGCGCGTCCTCGCAGCCGCTCTTCAGCCGCTACGACGGCAGCGTGACGCTCGACATCCCCATCACCGACTCCACGGGGGCCATCGTGGCCTACAGCGCGCAGCACGCCACCATCCCCCTGCACTACATGGACGGCGAAAAGGACCAGATCCGCCTGAACCAGAACCTCTTCGGCAAGCTCGTACACGAGCTAGACGACAGGACCAGCATAGACCTGACCATGGTCTATGCCCCGTACACGGCGGAAAATTTCACTGCGAGCGCCAAGAACTCCGGCTTCGACATCCATGCTGGCGGCTACGACGTGAAGCTCGGCTTCACCCGTGAGATGGACCTCGGCACCCTCGAAATGCGTACGGCCTATTCCGAATCGCAGACCCATCGCGACGCCGAGGAAAACATCCACACCACCTGGACGAAAAGCGGCGCATCCACCCAGTGGGGTACCAACTCGAAATTCGCCATGGAGGGCGGTTTCGGCGACGCGAAGACAGAACAGCGAAGCCTCGCCACCATGGTGGACTTCACCACCGCCGCCGCGCAGTTCGGCCCCACCTCGCACGTCTTCAACATGGGCCTCTCGCACGAGAACGTCTTTGGCTCCTACGAGCAGTCTGACGACCAGATCGCCTTCTACAACCCCACGACCAGCACCACCGTCGTGGACAACGGACAGGGCGGCGTGATCGCGGGCGAGCAGTACGCCCGGGCCAAAAGCGTACGCGCCGCGACCTCCCGCTCGGCGAACATGAACCTGCTTGCGGCCTACCTCGATGACACCATCACCCTCGGACGGCTGACCCTCACCCCGGGGCTTCGCGTGTCCTACGACGACCTCACGCAGAACACGAACCTCGAACCGCGCTTCAGGACCACCTTCGACATCCTCGGCGATGGACAGCTCAAGCTCATTGGCGGCGCAAACCGCTACTACGGCGCACCACTTCTGAGCTACGCCCTGCGCTCGGTGGAACCTCTCGTCCGCTACAGCCGCAGCATTGACGGAGCGGGCAACCTCGGCGACTGGCAGCGCACCACCTCCAGCGGCAACAATGGCTACGACCTCTCGGGGCTCGACACCCCCTACTCCGACGAAATCTCCATCGGTGCCGAGGCGCAGGTCTTCGGCGGCGTGGCGAGCATCGAATACCTCCAGCGCGAAGGGCGCGACCAGTTCGGCACCAAGACGGTAAAGAACGGAAAAGACACCTTCTACACCCTGACCAATGACGGCCGCACGGACTACGAGGGCTACACCCTGAAATTCGAAAAGACCGTGGACGGGCACTTCTTCAGCCTCGGCGCCACCTACGCCGACCAATCGAGCAACTTCAGCAGCTTCATCGACTCCTCGAACAACGACTGGCTGCCCGGCTACAACTTCGACAAGGTCTACTACGAGGGCGAACTCATCGACCGCGCGGACATGCCGCGCAGCAACTTCAACCGTCCGTGGGTCGTCACCTTCGTCTACTCGGGCAAGGTCCTCGACAGGCTGACCTTCACCAACACCACCCGCTACGTCTCGAACACCGAGGCCATCGTCAAGAAAGGCAAATACACCGATACGGACGGCGTAAACTACTACAAGTACGAGAAGTCCCACCTCGACGACAACGTCACCTTCGACTGGCAGTTGGACTACGAGGCATGGCGGCACGAGAACCAGCTGCTGACCCTGAACCTGACCGTGAAGAACGTCTTCGACTCCACGGGCATCGTGGACAGCGAGGGCAACCGCCAGATCGGCCGCCAGTTCTGGGCGGGCGCGACCTACGAGTTCTAG